Within the Gossypium raimondii isolate GPD5lz chromosome 12, ASM2569854v1, whole genome shotgun sequence genome, the region ATATATACAAACCCATTAACCAGAACGGTGTAATTATATGACTAGACTTAAGAGCAACAAAGACAACAAATTAAGAAGTTAAAAATGACGTTTACAACTCAactaaatgaaaagaaaagaaaaaacaaaaaaactggatttaaaaaaacatttgttaCTAGAAAAGAACCATCAAGAAGTGGCAAAGCAAACAAATCTTCCAGTACGTACATACAGGGTAGacctaaaaacaaataataataataataacaacaataataggcaaaaaaaaaagaacagattAGAGCATGAATAATAAATCTGGTAGGCACTCAGTTTCAACCCTTTTATAAACTCCAAATATCATGTCTGGCTATGGTCCCCTTTCAATGTGTGGGGTTTGCTACctcttttccaaaattttcaacctcTAAAACCCACTCTTTTAATCCCAAAACCTAAAGACTTAGATCAAAGAATTCGAAATCTAAATAAGATTAGCTCTCTTTAGGAACCTGATGGTTCTGCAATAATACGGCCATATCGATTCAACATAGTCCAGGTACTTCTCCATCATCCATTCTTGAAAatctttcatcttttttatACATACCTCTTTGTAGTCCAAGTTCTTCATGTCTACCACAGGTTGCCATACGTGGACTCGTACGTCTTCTTTCAGCTTTCCATGTGCGATGTAGTTATAAGCCAGGAGGTAGTAAGTTGGTAAGTTTCTAATTAGTTGAACCGTCTGGGTGAAGCAGAAAACATACAGGGCACATAAGCCTCTAAGCATCTTGATATAAAGAGCAATGATCAGGGGCCCAAATACCCATAGAGGAGTCAATTCCTTTGAAACTTCAGCTCCGTAAATCAAATTGACACCGAGGTACCACGGAACACTGCATGCGTGGCAGATCGATTGTTAGCAATGTATGTAGATATGTTCACAGCATTTCATCGACAGATCGTGCAAGTTAACTAAGACAGAGGACAACTCAAAATTATTGACAAAAAACTTTACCAAGTCgcaatttttatcaaatcatccTGGGGCTAGAATGTGGAATACTATTATCGCttgacaagaaaaaaattagaatgagTAAGGAAACTGGTTAACTCAGCAACGTTTATCAGCGTTGTATTAGTCCTTGAATCAAGACAAGAACTTTATGGTTGAAACTCTTTGCTCTTTTTAGTAAAGACTCATGATGTAGATATTTGAATTCACAAATATAATACCTAATAGTAGTAAATAGTGTATATTGCTAGAAATAACtcggggggggggggggcagAAAAGAGAGAACACATTAATTATACTTACAATATTAATAAGGGAATTTTGATTGTGGCATTCATGTCCCAGAAATAGCTCCAGACCGTCTTTAGAATCTTGCCTTTCCTATTACGTTGGGTGTCAATTTTAGCTTCTGACGTGTCCCTTGGAGGCGCTTCTTCTCCCAGAGCATCATCCATCACTCGACTTGGGGATTGTGATCGCAATATCATTATCCATTTCTTGAATAATTCCTGAATAGCAGCAGATCCCACAATGTTCTCACCTGTTTCCGAGGAATATGTAACTGGACCATTATGAGCCTTTGAAGATTCGATTGTGGTTGCTTCACCATCTTTTGGAACATAAGAAACTTTAATAGAACTTTTTGGAACATTCTCATCGATTGCTCTGGCTCCTGATTCGCCATTTTCAACACTGCCTTTGAAGGCTGAAATTCTAATACTTTTGGTATTCAGTCCACAAGTATGAGCCCCTATACTGCAAAAATAAGCCTATCTGAATTCAAATGCTCAAGATGCATATGGTGAAAAAGGAAGtatttgaagaaaatgaaaagaaactaGGACTGCAAAAGAAAACATAGGAATAATAATTATCGAAAGCAGAAACGAAAATGAGTTCACTTCATGCTCAAAGTGAAAAGCTCTTTCACTTCACCTCTTTTCCACAGCAATAATGAATGCATAAAATGTTAGATGAGAACAACTTAATTTGGGTTtacaagaaaaaattatttatagtaataGTAGAATAGCACCTAAATGCATACAACATTTGCATTCATATAACAAAAAAGCATTCTTGTCATCTTCACGTgtaaaggaagaaaaataagaattgAGGCAAGAATTTTtaagaacaacaacaaaacacATCAAGGACAAAAATACATGATTTCTATAGACCTGTATTTATGGAGTTAGACAATAAGCATTATTGCACCAATCAGGCAATGTTTGGCACCATTAACACCTTGGTAATCAAAAGCAAGAAACAAATTTCCATTTACCACCTCACATCACATAGCACGAAATTATCTCAATGAAATTTTATGCACCAGAAGTAAATGTAATCACCATGATGCATTTTCAAAATCcttaatttttagattaaacAGTTGATTCCCTATCGCCTTTCACAAACTTGTACCTTCACTTCCAAATTTTTAGATTAATAGAGaactttaaaagaaatgggaaatttGGGGAAAGGAAAAAATGTGGTAAGAACAAgcattttggatttttcttccAGAGAAAAGAATTCAATATGCTAAATTAAAAGCACTAGTCCTAGTCCTTTCAGATCACCACTTCCATATACTAAGGGACAAGCTACCAGCATGGAACTCTGTATTTTGTTTCTTAACATAAGGGAACTGTTGCTTACCATAAACAAGTAGAGTGCCTTAATGATATGCTCCTCTCCCTTCTCCCAAGCATATGAAGTGTAACTACAGGTCTCTTTAGCGTCAATCCTTTCCTCCATAATAAAGGCCTTGAAGGGCATGCTACATATGAACCCTGCAATGCAATAAAAATGAGCTGAAGGAATGCCACATATGAATCTTAAAATGCAATAAGTCAGCATACTTTGCAGTCAGATAAATACCAATACAAAGCTGTGATACTAGATTTGTTAGATAAGATACCAAATGAGACTCTTCCTCAATAAACAAAAATCCTCAAAGCAATACAAAACGAGAGCTTCCAGAACAGAATTCTTTATTTCATAGGATTCAACTAACAATGCTTCGATGCACCTATCTGCAGAACTTTACTTCAAACTCAGCCATCAAACTCTTAATTTCTATAGAACTTATTCCATAAACTCCTAATCTACCAGTTTTACTCAAAACTTAATCTTGGAATACCTGCAATTGATGGGTCACCAACATCATAGCTGCAACTTTCACCACAAGCTCCTGAACATTTATTCAACAAGGCCtaaacaaatgaaatgaaacACGGTCAATACATAATGTCCTGcatcaacaaaaaatattagaagCTTTCAACGGTATGTAAGAAAGAAACTCCAACAAACAATGGCATGAAAGAGAACCCATCCAGTACAGAAACAGTAGAGGAACAAATTCCACCTTATCCTAACTATAGCAATCAAATATATTGACTCAAGATTTCCAATACATAACAAACAACGGATGTTATATACAAAAATAGGACGAGAATGCCGGGCAAAAATGGGAGCTCAGTTGAGTTTCAGAAAATGAAACAGAAttctattaaagaaaaaagaaaagctgcATATATTGACATTACTTTCCCTCTCTATCGACATTACTTTCCCTCTCTTTTCTCAGCATCCAAACAAGGGTTGAAGCTAATAACTtcaaattaaaccattttatacGCGGATAAGTGAAATTCCTCGTTCTTTCAAggaaattaaagtaaaactcGAATTCAATTCGTGacttttttgtttcaattgatTCCTGTTTTTCTAATTTGAGCAAATAAATATTGAGGAAAAAACCctaaatgcattaaaaaataaaataaaataaatagcagagaagaacaagaagaagaatAGACTTTACCTGTAGACGTGATACCTTCAGCTCCTATCCAAAACAGCTTCGAAATTGaatttgctttctttttattacgaaaataattaacgaaaaagataaataataataataataataatttatttttcagattctcttaaaaaaaaaacaagctaGCAAATAAGCCGGTGCTTCGCCTTTGGCcggtataaatattttaaatttatttaattgtcaaaattatgtatttttatattcatttagtgcaattttaaatcattttgaCATTATCTTTTTACAATTAATGTTttgaattaaacattaatttaattgtcTGAAATACCAGATTTTTTCAGAACAAGAAAgtgtaaataataatgaaaaatgtatattataaaCAAGAAATTGCAATGTAGTCCTAATACaaggtttaaaaaattttaaaaaaagtgtgTCCAAGTTTCCACATAATACGAACCGTCACcaaatttcacataaaatatatacatgtatgtgtGTGAACATAAATTGTTTACGTCTCTTTTACTTAAGTTGTAAGCTAAGAGTGTTTGGGTTCCCCAAATTCCAAACACTTTTTCATACCTCTCCTTTAGGCtccaatattttctttttgaaactaGGTTGGAggtgaattaatttttgaaagtattAAAGTTGAGTCTAGGGTAAATTTATCtcttctcaaaatatttataaaaatattattgaatatatatgtttaatttattattattctagtCTTTTAATTTCGGTAAGTATTACGAAAGTTTTAACTAGGATTACgattacattttattctctctattaaaaattggacaaattagtcattatcgttaaattaaagagtaaatttattattggatTAAAAATTCATCCCTTTTTATGGTTAAAACAAGTCTCTATAAGTTAATATGAGGTACACATGCCTATTTCATCAACCACGCTAGTATTTAACGGTAAAAATAGATggaattttaacaaaaataacatgtttgtcttttaatttaatatacatgggttaatttacttttttaataaaatataatctaatttcTAACACGAAAGctttcatgatacttttactttCAACTTCGTGTCTATGATTACTTATTTCTATTTCTCTAGAACCTTTGCCAATGaattatttatccaaaatttggaaaaagaaaaattacttcaaaattgagttattatcaaaatatttgatatgtgacttatttttcaaactcaaaaaaTGTAATCTTATTGAGATTAAAATCTATTGAAGCAAATACTTCTTTAATGAACTTTggaaagaaatagaaaacataataaaataaaataaaatttaagccaAATCAAGTCGAAATTTTCGAGTCAAGTTCAGGATAAATTATTGCTTTTAGATCAAAATCAGGGTATGCAGTAAGTAAAGCTTCGAGTCGAAATCAAGATATGCAAAAATCCAACCCTGCCTACCTCGTTGTGATCACAAATCTAGGCTTGAAGTTCGGCCTTCCGCCATTTTATGGTGATGCGTGGTTGGCCCTACAACTTGGGCCATGTTAAAAGCTACTTTTCTCTAGCTTGCCAATCGGTTTTTTATTGAACTTGGGTCTTTCAGGGCTTTAAGCCTGCAATCTCATAGcttgaacaaattttttttttttggttggaaTCGTGTCACCATTTTGTAGAGCGTTTCAAAGTCATATTTGATGAAGAACCATTGACTAAAAGTATAATGGGttttttatattaagaattagattacattttattttttttactaaaaaatagataaattaatctatgtatgttagattaaagaggTATATGTTGTCACGTGCAATTGTTTAGTTAATTCATCGGCTACgctaattttaataataataatacataaaaaaattaacaaaaaaaagataaaatacaatctaacttcTAGCATAAAAATTCTCATGATACTTTCACTCATTAGTTCTATATATAATGGTGAATTTGGTGTCAAAAGTTACTAGAATTCATTCTACCTGagaaaaggtttttttttctatgtatAAGAGCAATCTATAAGATATATCCCTctctcaatttaatccatatatgCCCTTGGTCAGTCAGTGTTTGGGTGGGCACACATCCATGTGATTCAAGACTAAAGGGCTTATGTACCCCCATGCTTTTGCAAAGtttttaatatatcaattttcaGCTTTATCTTTCCATAAAGATGGTGAAAAtgataaacttttttttaatctaccattttctcttttatatagATCCCAATATATAGTTGATAGAGATCACATGGTCTCCAAATCTGAATAAGATGTGGATGATCCGCCAGCTTCAATCTCTATATATGTAGTTTCTATGGACTAAGCTAATTTGTGGGTTTCTTTTTTAGCAAACATTATTTTGTATAGGACAATGACAATCTAAATATACATATGGTGGGTGGCAAGCATGTATCACCATCCAACCCAACAATTTGCCTTCTTTTGGACTTTATTGGATTGTCATTTGGCGCATGATAAAAAGTCTCTTTTAActcttaaaaaacaaaaatcaccaTTTCCTCGTAGTAATATtaccatttattattattcaccATTTATCAATGTATGCATGAATGGACCTATGCCATATGTAAAATCGACTATAAATTTCAGTACCATATGTATCCAACTTTTTTTATATCGAAAAGGGAACTAggttaataaaatgaaaacgaCAGTCAAGCTCGATGTATAATACACATTGTTTATCAGTCAACATAAACTTTTAGAAAGAGTATTGCAAATATTaagcaaatttgaaaaattaaaaacattcaaattacTCCCGAGTTAGCATATTGACGTATTTGTTCTTTTTACGGAAAACATGCTTTATAGAACTAACATCCAAAGAATGGTGGAGCATCCTACACTCATCAATTAAGGGAGAAAAAAATATTCTCATTAGATAAAAGCTAAATAGCAATGGTAGcatcaacttcaatttcaattacattAAAATCCTTGGGTAACTAGAGACTGCTTCTAAGGGCTCATAGTTCAGCTTGAATGCTAGTGGTACTAAAAATATGACGGAACGAACCAATGATTCAATTCCCATCATGATCAAGTATAAAAACTCTTGCTACAGCTTTACCTGGGTCTCCTAAATAAGATTTATTTGTGTTGAGTTTATAAAATCCCTTTGACAGAAGATTTCCATGTCATTGGAGTAAAGGAAAGGGTGAGAATTGCCGAAAACAAGTGCATTTCTGATAAACCAAAATTTCGGCCGGGCAGCCCAAGATTTAGAAGAAATGTATCGACCTATACCATAATAATACTAATTATGTTTCTTCATTGTATTTGGATTGACTTTATTATCCGAAGACACAAGATATAGTGGTCCAGCCAGTAGGTTCCACAACAATTATTACAGCAATGGTTTtagtaaaaagaaagaaaaatttccTCGAGAAATCGTCTTCACCTCTATTGCTACACTGCTtccattta harbors:
- the LOC105765708 gene encoding uncharacterized protein LOC105765708, which gives rise to MMLVTHQLQGSYVACPSRPLLWRKGLTLKRPVVTLHMLGRRERSISLRHSTCLCIGAHTCGLNTKSIRISAFKGSVENGESGARAIDENVPKSSIKVSYVPKDGEATTIESSKAHNGPVTYSSETGENIVGSAAIQELFKKWIMILRSQSPSRVMDDALGEEAPPRDTSEAKIDTQRNRKGKILKTVWSYFWDMNATIKIPLLIFVPWYLGVNLIYGAEVSKELTPLWVFGPLIIALYIKMLRGLCALYVFCFTQTVQLIRNLPTYYLLAYNYIAHGKLKEDVRVHVWQPVVDMKNLDYKEVCIKKMKDFQEWMMEKYLDYVESIWPYYCRTIRFLKRANLI